One Lottiidibacillus patelloidae DNA segment encodes these proteins:
- a CDS encoding DUF1292 domain-containing protein codes for MTEELDRIYITLPDENDNETTFRELFKFDVDDTGRTYIVLEEVKDEDAEDDADNDVDLVDVVAFRYEEQGEEFILTDIETDEEWEIVEEMLNTVADEEM; via the coding sequence ATGACTGAAGAATTAGATCGTATTTATATTACATTACCAGATGAAAACGACAACGAAACAACATTTAGAGAACTTTTTAAGTTCGACGTAGATGATACAGGAAGAACTTATATTGTTCTTGAAGAAGTGAAAGATGAAGATGCAGAAGACGACGCTGACAACGATGTTGATTTAGTTGATGTTGTGGCTTTCCGCTATGAAGAGCAAGGCGAAGAATTTATCCTAACTGATATCGAAACAGATGAAGAGTGGGAAATTGTTGAAGAAATGCTAAACACTGTTGCAGATGAAGAGATGTAA
- a CDS encoding IreB family regulatory phosphoprotein yields MNFSDKTMKFNIHDEQQTSGKEVLLSVHDALQEKGYNPINQIVGYLLSGDPAYIPRHNDARTLIRKIERDELIEELVKSYIEKHKED; encoded by the coding sequence ATGAATTTCAGTGATAAAACAATGAAATTTAACATTCATGATGAACAACAAACAAGCGGGAAAGAAGTTTTATTGTCTGTCCATGATGCACTACAGGAAAAAGGCTATAATCCAATTAACCAAATTGTTGGCTATTTGTTATCAGGTGACCCAGCATACATTCCTCGTCACAATGATGCGCGAACGTTAATTAGAAAAATCGAACGTGATGAATTAATTGAGGAATTGGTGAAATCCTATATAGAGAAGCATAAAGAGGACTAG
- the ruvX gene encoding Holliday junction resolvase RuvX produces MRILGLDVGTKTIGVAISDEMGWTAQGIETIKFQDQPTKKSYARLREIIEQYNVEKIIVGLPKNMNGTIGERGEACKEFAEKIKTKYQLPVQLWDERLSTVSAEKMLISADVSRKKRKKVIDKMAAVVILQNYLDSI; encoded by the coding sequence ATGAGAATTTTAGGTTTAGATGTTGGAACGAAGACAATTGGAGTAGCTATTAGTGATGAAATGGGCTGGACAGCACAAGGGATTGAAACAATTAAATTTCAAGACCAACCGACAAAAAAAAGTTATGCCAGGCTAAGAGAAATCATTGAGCAGTACAACGTTGAGAAAATAATTGTTGGACTTCCAAAAAACATGAATGGGACAATTGGGGAACGCGGTGAGGCTTGTAAGGAATTTGCCGAAAAGATTAAGACCAAGTACCAATTACCTGTTCAACTGTGGGATGAGCGTTTATCAACTGTGTCAGCAGAAAAAATGCTTATTTCAGCAGATGTAAGTAGAAAGAAGCGCAAGAAAGTCATTGATAAAATGGCTGCTGTAGTTATTTTGCAAAATTACTTAGATAGCATATAA